Proteins from a single region of Argopecten irradians isolate NY chromosome 7, Ai_NY, whole genome shotgun sequence:
- the LOC138328470 gene encoding ELMO domain-containing protein 2-like produces MVTEWLGNAWTALYFFLIRPMWKWVLRKYTGRCELLRISYEHDAGAQRTKSIEKSLKLSRVTYLKELYKSDNIQDVSAAAQEVMLIKAIVPEVHPRFMDCFQVCLCQICGYKKLKNEVEIIRKELYSAENPEHEKKLLKLWEVMMPNTKLETRICNQWKELGFQGDDPKTDFRGMGILGLHQLLYFAVKHTDQCQRILSRSNHPSLWYPYAVVGINMTKATHELLQSGALRTHFYNVTKEQPLITDLHEVYCYLVFEFDKFWFDSKPKDIMEFGRLQGKFKKQILNKLKDNPSTVLVADFQKGQVQDS; encoded by the exons ATGGTAACTGAATGGCTCGGAAATGCCTGGACggcattatatttttttctcataagACCAATGTGGAAGTGGGTACTTCGAAAATACACAGGTCGCTGTGAGCTTCTGCGAATATCCTATGAACATGATGCGGGAGCTCAACGAACCAAAAGCATTG AGAAGTCGCTGAAGCTGTCTCGAGTGACTTACCTCAAGGAACTGTATaaatctgacaacatccaaGATGTTTCAGCTGCTGCCCAAGAGGTGATGCTGATCAAAGCCATTGTGCCGGAGGTCCACCCCAG ATTTATGGACTGTTTCCAAGTCTGTTTGTGTCAAATATGTGGATATAAGAAGCTGAAAAACGAAGTTGAGATTATCAGAAAGGAATTATATTCAGCCGAAAATCCAGAACATGAAAAAAAGCTTCTAAAG CTCTGGGAGGTTATGATGCCCAACACAAAATTAGAGACGAGGATTTGTAATCAGTGGAAGGAACTCGGTTTCCAAGGAGACGACCCCAAGACCGACTTCCGTGGCATGGGCATTCTAGGCTTGCACCAACTTCT ATATTTCGCCGTCAAGCATACAGATCAGTGTCAAAGGATTCTCTCCCGCTCCAACCATCCCTCTCTCTG GTACCCGTACGCAGTCGTTGGTATCAACATGACCAAAGCAACACATGAACTGTTACAGAGTGGGGCACTACGCACACATTTCTACAACGTAACCAAGGAGCAGCCATTAATTACTGATCTTCATGAAGTCTATT GTTACCTGGTCTTCGAGTTTGATAAGTTTTGGTTCGACTCCAAGCCGAAAGACATTATGGAGTTTGGAAGGCTGCAAGGAAAATTCAAGAAACAAATTCTTAACAAACTTAAAGACAACCCATCCACAGTTTTAGTTGCTGATTTCCAGAAAGGACAAGTTCAAGACAGTTGa